A part of Amycolatopsis lurida genomic DNA contains:
- a CDS encoding mandelate racemase/muconate lactonizing enzyme family protein: MKITRVEAIPFAIPYRKPLKFASGEVHVAEHVLVRVHADNGVVGVAEAPPRPFTYGETQAGIVAVIDSLFAPQVAGLSLLDRETVHSRLARTVGNPTAKSAIDMAVWDALGRSLDVSVTELLGGYTDRMRVSHMLGFDEPSAMVAEAERMRETHGITTFKVKVGRRPVSLDTAVVRALREHFGDAVDLYVDGNRGWTAAESARAMREMADLGLLFAEELCPADDVLGRRWLVRQLDVPFIADESAVTPADVTREILGGSATAISIKTARTGFTRSQRTHHLAEGLGLEVVMGNQIDGQLGSLCTVAFGSAYALTSRRPGELSNFLDMSDDLLTEPLRVIDGELTVRPGAGLGAEIDPEKLRRYRQDH, translated from the coding sequence ATGAAGATCACGCGAGTCGAGGCGATCCCGTTCGCCATCCCGTACCGGAAGCCGCTGAAATTCGCTTCGGGCGAGGTGCACGTCGCCGAGCACGTCCTCGTGCGGGTGCACGCCGACAACGGTGTCGTCGGCGTGGCCGAGGCGCCCCCGAGGCCGTTCACCTACGGCGAGACCCAGGCGGGGATCGTCGCGGTGATCGACTCCCTGTTCGCCCCGCAGGTGGCCGGTCTCAGCCTGCTCGACCGCGAAACGGTGCACTCCCGGCTGGCCCGCACGGTCGGCAACCCGACCGCGAAATCCGCCATCGACATGGCCGTCTGGGACGCGCTCGGCCGCAGCCTCGACGTGTCGGTGACCGAACTGCTCGGCGGCTACACCGACCGCATGCGCGTCTCCCACATGCTCGGCTTCGACGAGCCGTCCGCGATGGTCGCCGAGGCCGAACGGATGCGGGAGACCCACGGCATCACCACCTTCAAGGTCAAGGTCGGCCGTCGTCCGGTGTCGCTCGACACCGCCGTCGTACGCGCGCTGCGGGAGCACTTCGGTGACGCCGTCGACCTCTACGTCGACGGAAACCGTGGCTGGACCGCCGCCGAATCCGCCCGCGCGATGCGGGAGATGGCCGACCTCGGCCTGCTGTTCGCCGAGGAACTCTGCCCCGCCGACGACGTCCTCGGCAGGCGCTGGCTCGTGCGGCAGCTCGACGTGCCGTTCATCGCCGACGAATCCGCGGTGACGCCTGCCGACGTGACCCGCGAGATTCTCGGCGGCTCCGCGACCGCGATCAGCATCAAGACCGCCCGCACCGGCTTCACCCGCTCGCAGCGCACCCATCACCTCGCCGAAGGGCTCGGCCTGGAAGTCGTGATGGGCAACCAGATCGACGGCCAGCTCGGCTCACTGTGCACGGTCGCCTTCGGTTCGGCCTACGCACTGACGTCACGCCGCCCCGGCGAACTTTCGAACTTCCTCGACATGAGCGACGACCTGCTCACCGAGCCCCTGCGCGTCATCGACGGCGAACTCACCGTCCGCCCCGGCGCCGGCCTCGGTGCCGAAATCGATCCGGAGAAGCTCCGGCGCTACCGCCAGGACCACTGA
- a CDS encoding LysR substrate-binding domain-containing protein, whose translation MELRHLRYFVTVAETCHFGRAAERLHVAQPALSHTIRQLEEELGVVLLARTTRQVRVTPAGEFFLAEARRVLAGLDVGVRGVRRIGEGKRGLLRVGFTGTAAFSHLPRLARALAQRVPDVELEIRADLLTAEQCERLRTGTLGIGVLRPPVTGDDIGFRVIESEPLVLAVPADHRLAAEPVVAMTELRSEPLVTYDRRNSVVYDAVARSCREAALTPHQLHEASGTAVLLALVAGGLGVGVVPASARALPLAGVVFRDLAGAATVELALAWHHESRSPLVTTVLDALEDVFPTTEST comes from the coding sequence ATGGAACTTCGTCACCTGCGCTACTTCGTCACCGTCGCCGAGACCTGCCACTTCGGCCGGGCCGCCGAGCGGCTGCACGTCGCGCAGCCCGCGCTCTCGCACACCATCCGCCAGCTGGAGGAGGAACTCGGCGTCGTCCTGCTGGCTCGTACGACCCGGCAGGTCCGCGTGACACCGGCGGGTGAGTTCTTCCTGGCCGAAGCCCGGCGCGTCCTCGCGGGGCTGGACGTGGGAGTACGCGGCGTCCGCCGGATCGGCGAGGGCAAGCGGGGCCTGCTCCGGGTCGGGTTCACCGGCACCGCGGCGTTCTCCCATCTGCCGCGGCTGGCCAGGGCACTCGCCCAGCGGGTGCCGGACGTGGAGCTGGAGATCCGTGCCGACCTCCTGACCGCCGAGCAGTGCGAGCGCCTGCGCACCGGAACGCTGGGGATCGGGGTGCTCCGCCCGCCGGTCACCGGGGACGACATCGGCTTCCGGGTGATCGAGAGCGAACCGCTGGTCCTCGCCGTCCCCGCCGACCACCGGCTGGCCGCCGAACCCGTCGTCGCGATGACGGAGCTGCGGTCCGAACCTCTCGTGACCTACGACCGGCGCAACTCCGTCGTGTACGACGCCGTCGCCCGCAGCTGCCGGGAGGCGGCGCTGACGCCCCATCAGCTGCACGAGGCCTCCGGGACGGCGGTCCTGCTGGCGCTGGTCGCCGGTGGACTGGGAGTCGGCGTGGTGCCCGCGTCGGCGCGGGCCCTGCCGCTGGCCGGTGTCGTGTTCCGCGACCTCGCCGGAGCGGCGACCGTGGAGCTGGCGCTGGCGTGGCACCACGAGAGCCGGTCCCCGCTCGTCACGACCGTCCTCGACGCGCTCGAAGACGTCTTCCCTACCACCGAAAGCACCTGA
- the catA gene encoding catechol 1,2-dioxygenase, giving the protein MTAIHEPATAAASGANATERFKNDKFAGVAGTPKERVSLLAREVLEAVHGTIRKHKVTYDEYNALKSWLIGVGEDGEWPLFLDVWVEHVVEEVATEHREGNKGTIEGPYYVPGAPEQGARGPVPMREDEPGTPLVWTGRVTSTDGTALTGAKVELWHADADGFYSQFAPGIPEWNLRASFTAGSDGRFEIHTVRPAPYQIPTDGSCGKLIAAAGWHAWRPAHLHVKVSAPGHELLTAQLYFPGDEHNDDDIASAVKPELVLDPRPSGEGETVEYGFVLDPERP; this is encoded by the coding sequence ATGACCGCCATCCACGAGCCTGCCACCGCGGCCGCGTCCGGCGCCAACGCGACAGAACGGTTCAAGAACGACAAGTTCGCCGGCGTCGCCGGAACACCGAAGGAGCGGGTCAGCCTGCTGGCCCGTGAGGTGCTGGAGGCAGTGCACGGCACGATCCGGAAGCACAAGGTCACCTACGACGAGTACAACGCGCTCAAGTCGTGGCTGATCGGCGTCGGCGAGGACGGCGAATGGCCGCTGTTCCTCGACGTCTGGGTGGAGCACGTCGTCGAGGAGGTCGCCACCGAGCACCGCGAGGGCAACAAGGGCACCATCGAGGGGCCGTACTACGTGCCCGGAGCGCCCGAGCAGGGCGCCCGTGGCCCGGTCCCGATGCGAGAGGACGAGCCCGGCACCCCGCTCGTCTGGACCGGCCGGGTCACCTCCACCGACGGCACGGCGCTGACCGGCGCGAAGGTCGAGCTGTGGCACGCCGACGCGGACGGCTTCTACTCCCAGTTCGCACCCGGCATCCCGGAATGGAACCTGCGCGCGAGCTTCACCGCCGGCTCCGACGGCCGGTTCGAGATCCACACCGTGCGCCCCGCGCCGTACCAGATCCCGACCGACGGCTCCTGTGGCAAGCTCATCGCCGCGGCGGGCTGGCACGCGTGGCGCCCGGCGCATCTGCACGTCAAGGTCTCCGCCCCCGGGCACGAGCTGCTCACGGCCCAGCTGTACTTCCCCGGCGACGAGCACAACGACGACGACATCGCTTCCGCGGTCAAACCGGAACTGGTGCTGGATCCGCGCCCGTCAGGCGAGGGCGAGACCGTCGAGTACGGCTTCGTCCTCGACCCCGAACGTCCCTGA
- a CDS encoding serine hydrolase domain-containing protein, producing MAKLSEIDAWLEENLSALLAEHGVPGAAVAVLAGGEVIDHAAGVLNKDTGVESTVDSVFQIGSITKVWTTTLAMQLVDEGLLDLDKPVRSYLPEFVLADDDAASRITVRQLTCHTSGFEGDIFTETGVGDDCVQKLVATLSDVPQLFQPGEMFSYNNAAYCVLGRVVEVLRGKSYDDCLRDHLFAPLGLTHAAAGPYDAIRYRAAIGHLAPSPDDEPRPAGVWALARSNAPAGSTLSMRPRDLLTFARMHLSEGRADDGTQVLRPETVRSMWERQVELPDLGLMGGAWGLGWMLFDWPGGPVIGHDGGTIGQSAFLRVVPGRNVAVALLTNGGQTLRLYADIFRKVLGDLADVEVPTLPEPNAAVAPADPSRYVGEYSSRVADTVVSLDDDGKLWIERIPKGVMADTGGEAEKSQLLAYKDDTLVAAYKTMPGLHMPHAFVGDDGNGRALYLHTGRADRRVSR from the coding sequence ATGGCGAAACTTTCCGAAATCGACGCCTGGTTGGAAGAGAACCTTTCCGCCCTGCTGGCCGAACACGGGGTTCCCGGCGCGGCTGTCGCGGTCCTCGCCGGTGGCGAGGTGATCGATCACGCGGCCGGCGTGCTGAACAAGGACACCGGCGTCGAGTCCACAGTGGATTCGGTGTTCCAGATCGGCTCGATCACCAAGGTGTGGACGACGACGCTGGCGATGCAGCTCGTCGACGAAGGTCTCCTCGACCTCGACAAGCCGGTGCGGAGCTACCTGCCGGAGTTCGTCCTCGCCGACGACGACGCGGCGTCGCGGATCACGGTCCGGCAGCTGACCTGCCACACCTCCGGTTTCGAAGGCGACATCTTCACCGAGACCGGTGTGGGCGACGACTGCGTGCAGAAGCTCGTCGCGACGCTGTCGGACGTGCCCCAGTTGTTCCAGCCGGGGGAGATGTTCTCCTACAACAACGCCGCCTACTGCGTGCTCGGCCGCGTCGTCGAGGTGCTGCGGGGCAAGTCCTACGACGACTGCCTGCGTGACCATCTCTTCGCTCCGCTGGGGCTGACGCACGCGGCCGCCGGGCCGTATGACGCGATCCGGTACCGCGCCGCGATCGGGCACCTCGCGCCGTCACCGGACGACGAACCGCGGCCCGCCGGGGTCTGGGCGCTGGCCCGGTCGAACGCGCCGGCCGGATCGACGCTCTCGATGCGCCCGCGCGACCTGCTCACCTTCGCGCGGATGCACCTGTCCGAAGGCCGGGCGGATGACGGCACCCAGGTGCTCCGGCCGGAAACGGTGCGATCGATGTGGGAACGCCAGGTCGAGCTGCCCGACCTCGGCCTGATGGGCGGCGCGTGGGGCTTGGGCTGGATGCTCTTCGACTGGCCGGGCGGCCCGGTGATCGGCCACGACGGCGGCACCATCGGCCAGTCGGCCTTCCTTCGGGTGGTCCCGGGCCGCAACGTCGCGGTCGCCCTGCTGACCAACGGAGGTCAGACCCTCCGCCTGTACGCGGACATCTTCCGGAAGGTGCTGGGCGACCTCGCCGACGTCGAGGTCCCCACCCTGCCGGAGCCGAACGCGGCGGTGGCACCGGCCGACCCGTCCAGGTATGTCGGCGAGTACTCGTCGCGGGTGGCCGACACCGTGGTCAGCCTGGACGACGACGGCAAGCTGTGGATCGAGCGTATTCCGAAGGGTGTCATGGCCGACACGGGCGGCGAAGCCGAAAAGTCGCAGTTGCTGGCCTACAAGGACGACACGCTCGTCGCGGCCTACAAGACGATGCCCGGCCTGCACATGCCACACGCGTTCGTCGGCGACGACGGCAACGGCCGGGCGCTGTACCTCCACACCGGCCGCGCCGACCGGCGGGTGAGCCGGTGA
- a CDS encoding ATP-binding protein: protein MDTAVRSAFEELVPALAGEVALLRRKLRGWLDALPLDPNSKDDITIATYEAMANTAVHAYPGRQGWVRLYADWAGDAISVTVTDTGDGIPATRSRADKPPSGGRGLSLIDEVTDQMTVETGAHGTRVAMVWRPAALRQNTAS, encoded by the coding sequence ATGGACACCGCCGTGCGGTCGGCTTTCGAGGAGCTCGTTCCGGCGCTGGCGGGCGAGGTCGCTCTGCTCCGCCGGAAACTGAGGGGCTGGCTGGACGCCTTGCCCCTCGACCCGAACAGTAAGGACGACATCACCATCGCCACGTACGAGGCGATGGCCAACACGGCGGTCCACGCCTACCCCGGCAGGCAAGGCTGGGTCCGTCTTTACGCCGACTGGGCGGGCGACGCGATCTCCGTCACGGTGACCGATACGGGGGACGGCATCCCCGCGACGCGGTCGCGTGCGGACAAACCCCCTTCCGGTGGCCGCGGCTTGAGCCTGATCGACGAGGTCACCGACCAGATGACCGTCGAGACCGGTGCGCACGGCACCCGGGTGGCCATGGTGTGGCGGCCTGCCGCGCTCCGGCAGAACACGGCGTCCTGA
- a CDS encoding serine hydrolase produces the protein MSRIADEIEAVFAAAGARGFVHAREVGVSDGPEVAVGADDPVVLASVFKIPVALAYAGEVAAGRLDETERTLVTARYRIGGVGTAGCADDVEMSWRDLAHFMLTMSDNAATDLVYHRVGQEAVDRVLADLGLVRTRLIGCCEDLFASVIADLGGKPDDDLEAVFAAATPEQLWKLSVLDPERTTSSTPREITALLDAIWTDRAGDPAACDRVRKIMAQQIWPHRMSSGFPAGVAVAAKTGTLPAVRNEAGVVSDVDGRRYAVAVFTRAESLADRLPAVDASIGTAARLAVDHLRALPVKP, from the coding sequence GTGAGCCGGATCGCCGACGAGATCGAGGCGGTCTTCGCGGCCGCCGGAGCACGCGGATTCGTCCACGCGCGGGAGGTCGGCGTCTCCGATGGTCCCGAGGTCGCCGTGGGCGCGGACGATCCGGTCGTGCTCGCGTCGGTGTTCAAGATCCCGGTCGCCCTCGCCTATGCCGGGGAAGTGGCAGCCGGACGGCTGGACGAGACCGAGCGGACCCTCGTCACCGCCCGGTACCGGATCGGCGGGGTCGGCACCGCGGGCTGCGCGGACGACGTCGAGATGAGCTGGCGCGACCTGGCCCATTTCATGCTGACGATGAGCGACAACGCCGCGACCGACCTCGTCTATCACCGGGTCGGGCAGGAGGCCGTCGACCGGGTGCTCGCCGACCTCGGGCTCGTCAGGACGCGGTTGATCGGCTGCTGCGAGGACCTCTTCGCCTCGGTGATCGCCGATCTCGGCGGTAAACCGGACGACGATCTGGAAGCCGTCTTCGCCGCCGCCACGCCGGAACAGCTGTGGAAGCTCTCGGTGCTCGATCCGGAACGCACGACGTCGTCGACCCCGCGGGAGATCACCGCGCTGCTGGACGCGATCTGGACCGACCGCGCGGGCGACCCGGCCGCCTGTGACCGCGTGCGGAAGATCATGGCGCAGCAGATCTGGCCGCACCGGATGTCGTCCGGTTTCCCCGCCGGGGTGGCGGTCGCGGCCAAGACCGGGACGCTTCCCGCCGTCCGCAACGAAGCGGGCGTCGTGTCCGATGTGGACGGTCGCCGGTACGCCGTCGCGGTGTTCACCCGCGCCGAATCCCTCGCCGACCGCCTGCCCGCGGTCGACGCCTCGATCGGCACGGCGGCGCGCCTTGCCGTGGACCACCTTCGCGCACTTCCCGTCAAACCGTAG
- a CDS encoding ABC transporter permease — MTSAVATAGPGSSPWLSFGIRRLGRFAVSLWVLVTTAFLMIQLIPGDPVRAALGLTAPAELVNARRAALGLDDPLWKQYVDYLAGLFSGDWGTSMTTGVPVADVIGDRLPATLQLALPAFVVVIAVAIPLGLLFAVLTRGGRRRGGELAFTSTTVLLAAIPEFLVAVALVAFFAVRLGWFPVAGSEASGALVLPVIALALGPASVLSRIVRVETLSVLGNDFIRTARAKRLPARLVYLRHALPNALTATLTMGGLMLTGMVAGTVLVENVFAWPGLGSTITQSILQKDYPQVQGIVLVYGIGVLLVNLTVDVLLAVLDPRSTIREN; from the coding sequence ATGACGAGCGCCGTCGCGACGGCGGGCCCGGGGAGCAGCCCTTGGCTGTCGTTCGGGATCCGCCGCCTCGGCCGGTTCGCGGTCTCGCTGTGGGTGCTGGTCACCACGGCGTTCCTGATGATCCAGCTGATCCCCGGCGACCCGGTCCGCGCGGCGCTCGGGCTGACCGCGCCCGCCGAGCTGGTGAACGCCCGGCGGGCCGCGCTCGGCCTGGACGACCCGCTGTGGAAGCAGTACGTCGACTATCTCGCCGGGCTCTTCTCAGGCGACTGGGGAACGTCGATGACCACCGGGGTGCCGGTCGCGGACGTCATCGGCGACCGGCTCCCCGCGACCCTGCAGCTGGCGTTGCCCGCCTTCGTGGTGGTGATCGCGGTCGCGATCCCGCTGGGCCTGCTGTTCGCCGTGCTGACCCGCGGCGGCCGCCGTCGCGGCGGGGAACTGGCGTTCACCTCGACGACGGTCCTTCTGGCCGCGATCCCGGAGTTCCTGGTCGCGGTGGCGCTGGTGGCGTTCTTCGCGGTCCGGCTGGGTTGGTTCCCGGTGGCGGGCAGCGAAGCATCGGGCGCTCTCGTGCTCCCGGTGATCGCGCTGGCGCTCGGCCCGGCGTCGGTGCTCTCCCGCATCGTCCGCGTGGAGACGCTTTCCGTGCTGGGCAACGACTTCATCCGCACGGCACGGGCGAAACGCCTGCCCGCGCGGCTGGTCTACCTGCGGCACGCGCTGCCGAACGCGCTGACCGCGACCCTGACCATGGGCGGGCTGATGCTGACCGGGATGGTCGCCGGGACGGTGCTGGTGGAGAACGTGTTCGCCTGGCCCGGTCTCGGTTCCACCATCACGCAGTCGATCCTGCAGAAGGACTATCCGCAGGTCCAGGGAATCGTGCTCGTCTACGGCATCGGTGTCCTGCTGGTGAACCTGACGGTGGACGTGCTGCTGGCCGTCCTCGATCCGCGTTCGACGATCCGGGAGAACTGA
- a CDS encoding ABC transporter substrate-binding protein: MKTARLTAAMAGVVALTVSACGGTSQSGEDRTANQKPADGKTFTVGLSTDPGTLDPAITVLSIARQIGRFLYDGLIHLDSAGKPVAGLAEKWEATTTTASFTLRDGVKCADGSPLTARDVAANIDHVGDPATKSPLTGVSVKAGTKAVADDAARTVTVTSGSPDSFLLRNVAAVPIVCAKGMADRASVAKGQHGTGMFTMTEIVPNDHYTLTRRKDYAWGPGDWKSEQPGLPEKVVFRVVPNMTTTANLLLSGELSAAQVTGQDQQRLRSQKLFHADIVVPMGEIFFNQAPGRPGQDEAVRRALTQALDFGQIGKVLTTGNGQPAKGLVTGEPLACPGDSINGKLPPFDVAAAKSGLDAAGWAPGPDGVRAKNGKRLALTVVYGTQVGPTMVSAAELILQAWRNIGADATIKAVDGPGTSQVLFGTGEWEVSLAPLGFVLPSQAVPFVSGAKPPEGTNFAHIGNPRYTELAGKASAQAGESGCGDWLAAESALFERLDVVPFVNSTIPTFANGARFEMNQGQILPSSIRMYS, from the coding sequence ATGAAGACAGCTCGGCTCACCGCCGCCATGGCGGGCGTGGTGGCCTTGACCGTGAGCGCGTGCGGGGGGACGTCGCAATCCGGGGAGGACCGGACCGCGAACCAGAAACCGGCCGATGGCAAGACCTTCACGGTGGGCCTTTCGACCGATCCGGGGACGCTCGACCCGGCCATCACCGTGCTGTCGATCGCCAGGCAGATCGGCCGCTTCCTCTACGACGGCCTGATCCACCTCGATTCCGCGGGCAAACCGGTGGCGGGGCTGGCGGAGAAGTGGGAGGCCACGACGACCACGGCGAGTTTCACCCTGCGCGACGGGGTGAAGTGTGCGGACGGTTCGCCGCTGACCGCTCGCGACGTGGCCGCGAACATCGACCACGTCGGTGATCCGGCGACCAAGTCCCCGCTGACCGGGGTCAGTGTCAAAGCGGGGACGAAGGCGGTCGCCGACGACGCCGCCAGGACCGTCACGGTCACCAGTGGGTCACCGGATTCGTTCCTGCTGCGCAACGTGGCGGCCGTGCCGATCGTCTGCGCCAAGGGAATGGCGGACCGGGCGTCCGTCGCGAAGGGGCAGCACGGCACCGGCATGTTCACCATGACCGAGATCGTGCCGAACGACCACTACACCCTCACCCGGCGCAAGGACTACGCCTGGGGCCCCGGCGACTGGAAGAGCGAACAGCCGGGCCTGCCCGAAAAAGTGGTCTTCCGGGTCGTGCCGAACATGACGACGACGGCGAATCTGCTGCTGTCCGGGGAACTCAGCGCGGCGCAGGTGACCGGACAGGACCAGCAGCGGCTGCGGTCGCAGAAGTTGTTCCACGCCGACATCGTCGTGCCGATGGGCGAGATCTTCTTCAACCAGGCGCCCGGCAGGCCCGGTCAGGACGAGGCGGTGCGCCGGGCACTGACCCAGGCGCTCGATTTCGGCCAGATCGGCAAGGTGCTCACCACCGGCAACGGGCAGCCCGCCAAGGGCCTCGTCACCGGAGAACCCTTGGCATGCCCCGGTGATTCGATCAACGGCAAGCTTCCCCCGTTCGACGTCGCCGCCGCGAAGTCCGGGCTCGACGCCGCGGGGTGGGCGCCCGGCCCGGACGGAGTGCGGGCCAAGAACGGCAAACGGCTCGCGCTCACCGTCGTCTACGGCACCCAGGTCGGGCCGACGATGGTCTCGGCCGCGGAGCTGATCCTGCAGGCGTGGAGGAACATCGGGGCCGACGCCACGATCAAGGCCGTCGATGGTCCCGGTACCAGCCAGGTGCTGTTCGGCACCGGTGAGTGGGAGGTGTCGCTGGCACCGCTGGGCTTCGTCCTGCCCAGCCAGGCCGTTCCGTTCGTCTCCGGCGCGAAACCGCCGGAGGGCACGAATTTCGCGCATATCGGGAATCCCCGGTACACCGAGCTCGCGGGCAAGGCGTCGGCGCAGGCGGGCGAATCCGGTTGCGGTGACTGGCTGGCCGCCGAATCCGCGCTGTTCGAACGGCTCGACGTGGTGCCGTTCGTGAACTCGACCATCCCGACCTTCGCGAACGGTGCGCGGTTCGAGATGAACCAGGGGCAGATCCTGCCGTCGTCGATCCGGATGTACTCCTGA
- the catC gene encoding muconolactone Delta-isomerase — protein sequence MLYHVRMDVRLPPDLDPAERADLITREKAYSQKLQRAGKWPQLWRIAGEYANFSILDVADHDELHTLLSGLPLFPYMDIAVTPLAAHPSKVGAGS from the coding sequence ATGCTCTACCACGTGCGCATGGACGTCCGCCTGCCGCCGGACCTCGATCCGGCGGAGCGTGCCGACCTCATCACGCGCGAAAAGGCGTACAGCCAAAAGCTTCAGCGTGCGGGGAAGTGGCCGCAGCTGTGGCGGATCGCGGGCGAGTACGCGAACTTTTCGATCCTCGACGTCGCCGACCACGACGAGCTGCACACGCTTCTGTCCGGCCTGCCGTTGTTCCCGTACATGGACATCGCGGTCACGCCGCTGGCGGCGCACCCGTCCAAGGTCGGGGCCGGTAGCTGA
- a CDS encoding dipeptide/oligopeptide/nickel ABC transporter permease/ATP-binding protein — protein MANPRGAKWLGALRTPLGACSAALLALVIVLAVLAPILWQDKAFEIDTNAIAQGPSAAHWLGTDDLGRDILYRVLVATRLSIVLALLATALGVVTGLVLGTLPSVLPRPLARLVIAAVNIAVAFPGLLLVLFFSVIFGVGTHGAVLAVGFALAPAFARLAQTMAASVAGRDFVAAARISGVGRIRLLFRHILPNIGEPLVVNATIGAGGALLAFAGLSFLGIGVQAPEYDWGRILGEGLNGIYVNPAAALAPGVAVVLAGLAFNLVGETVAGVIGVRTGLRKLAPRPVVPARDDAGETPEDAVLVVENLQVAFPNPAGWTVPVRGVGFTVRAGEAIGVVGESGSGKSLTGLAVSRLVEAPAVVTADKLEFAGKPLLTTPERELRGLLGTSLAMVFQDPMTSFNPTRRIGRQLAEVAEQHQGLPRAKALERAVDRLRAVRIPAAERRARQYPHEFSGGMRQRAMIGMGLMGDPKLIIADEPTTALDVTVQRQLLRLLARTRAERDTAIILISHDIAVVSQTCERMLVMYAGRVVEDLPTAGTPRHPYTRALLAATLDLETDRDAPLAVIPGRPPEPDRVPTGCAFADRCPAVTDRCRLEDPALERVEPGHRVACWYPAPLSPPVKETVTAGGAE, from the coding sequence ATGGCGAATCCGCGCGGGGCGAAATGGCTCGGGGCACTGCGCACTCCGCTGGGCGCGTGCTCGGCCGCCCTGCTGGCACTGGTGATCGTGCTCGCGGTGCTGGCGCCGATCCTGTGGCAGGACAAGGCTTTCGAGATCGACACGAACGCGATCGCCCAGGGACCGTCGGCGGCGCACTGGCTGGGCACCGACGATCTCGGCCGCGACATCCTGTACCGCGTGCTGGTGGCGACCAGGCTGTCGATCGTGCTGGCGCTGCTCGCCACCGCGCTCGGGGTGGTGACCGGGCTCGTGCTCGGCACGCTGCCCTCGGTGCTGCCGCGTCCGCTCGCCAGGCTGGTGATCGCGGCGGTCAACATCGCGGTCGCCTTTCCCGGACTGCTGCTGGTGTTGTTCTTCTCGGTCATCTTCGGCGTCGGGACGCACGGCGCCGTGCTGGCGGTCGGTTTCGCGCTGGCCCCGGCGTTCGCGCGGCTGGCGCAGACGATGGCCGCTTCGGTGGCGGGACGGGATTTCGTCGCGGCGGCCAGGATCTCCGGCGTCGGCCGGATCCGGTTGCTGTTCCGGCACATCCTGCCCAATATCGGCGAACCGCTGGTGGTCAACGCGACCATCGGCGCGGGCGGCGCACTGCTCGCCTTCGCCGGTTTGTCCTTCCTCGGCATCGGCGTGCAGGCCCCCGAATACGACTGGGGGCGGATCCTCGGCGAAGGACTCAACGGCATCTACGTCAACCCGGCGGCGGCGCTGGCGCCCGGTGTCGCGGTCGTCCTCGCGGGGCTCGCCTTCAACCTGGTGGGGGAGACCGTCGCCGGGGTGATCGGTGTGCGCACCGGATTGCGCAAACTCGCACCGCGGCCGGTCGTGCCGGCCAGGGACGACGCCGGGGAGACCCCCGAAGACGCCGTGCTGGTCGTGGAGAACCTCCAGGTCGCGTTCCCGAACCCGGCGGGCTGGACCGTTCCGGTGCGCGGGGTGGGTTTCACCGTCCGCGCCGGTGAGGCGATCGGTGTCGTCGGCGAGTCGGGCTCGGGCAAGAGCCTGACCGGGCTGGCGGTGTCGCGGCTGGTCGAAGCGCCGGCCGTGGTCACCGCGGACAAGCTCGAATTCGCCGGGAAACCGTTGCTGACGACCCCGGAACGGGAGTTGCGCGGCCTGCTCGGCACGTCGCTGGCGATGGTGTTCCAGGATCCGATGACCTCGTTCAACCCCACCAGGCGGATCGGCCGCCAATTGGCCGAAGTCGCCGAGCAGCACCAGGGACTCCCGCGGGCCAAGGCCCTCGAACGGGCCGTGGACCGGTTGCGCGCGGTGCGAATTCCCGCCGCCGAACGGCGTGCGCGGCAGTATCCGCACGAGTTCTCCGGCGGGATGCGGCAGCGCGCGATGATCGGCATGGGCCTGATGGGCGACCCGAAGCTCATCATCGCCGACGAGCCGACCACGGCGCTGGACGTCACCGTGCAGCGGCAGCTGCTGCGCCTGCTGGCGCGGACCAGGGCCGAACGGGACACCGCGATCATCCTGATCAGCCACGACATCGCGGTCGTTTCGCAGACGTGTGAACGGATGCTGGTCATGTACGCGGGCCGGGTGGTGGAGGACCTGCCGACCGCCGGAACACCGCGGCATCCGTACACGCGGGCCTTGCTGGCCGCGACACTCGACCTCGAGACCGATCGCGACGCGCCGCTCGCGGTGATCCCCGGCCGCCCGCCGGAACCGGATCGGGTGCCCACCGGCTGCGCTTTCGCCGACCGGTGCCCGGCGGTGACCGATCGATGCCGTCTCGAAGACCCGGCGCTGGAGCGCGTGGAACCCGGGCATCGCGTCGCTTGCTGGTATCCGGCGCCGCTTTCCCCGCCTGTCAAGGAAACCGTGACCGCAGGAGGTGCGGAGTGA